Proteins from one Cyprinus carpio isolate SPL01 chromosome B15, ASM1834038v1, whole genome shotgun sequence genomic window:
- the LOC109079508 gene encoding myelin protein zero-like protein 2 has protein sequence MCVERTHLLLLLLASGWRCVSGIRVFTAGDVTAVNGTDVRLKCTFQSSAAIRASSVAVSWTFRPLGSGHEETVFYYQERPFAPSEGRFKKKVEWAGDISGRDASVVLRRVPFSFNGTFSCQVKNPPDVHGNVGVVRLQVVRTAPLSEMLILCVANRGAVLLILLLVMMVVSLRRCHRRRNPEPNHTVLRHEHNLINC, from the exons gctggCGGTGTGTGTCCGGGATCCGTGTGTTCACGGCGGGGGACGTGACGGCCGTTAACGGGACAGATGTGCGTCTCAAATGCACCTTCCAGAGTTCAGCTGCGATCCGAGCGTCAAGCGTCGCGGTGTCCTGGACCTTCAGACCGCTCGGCTCCGGACATGAGGAGACG GTGTTTTATTATCAAGAGAGGCCGTTTGCTCCTTCAGAGGGCCGCTTTAAGAAGAAGGTGGAGTGGGCTGGAGACATCAGCGGCCGTGATGCGTCTGTGGTTCTGCGCAGAGTGCCGTTCTCGTTTAACGGGACGTTCAGCTGTCAGGTGAAGAACCCACCGGACGTTCACGGGAATGTGGGTGTGGTGCGTCTGCAGGTCGTCAGAACAG CTCCGCTCTCTGAGATGCTGATTCTCTGTGTGGCCAATCGGGGCGCCGTTCTGCTGATTCTGCTGCTGGTGATGATGGTGGTGTCACTGCGCCGCTGTCACAGACGGAGGAACCCAGAGCCAAACCACACCGTCCTCCGACACGAGCACAACCTGATCAACTGCTGA